Proteins encoded in a region of the Equus asinus isolate D_3611 breed Donkey chromosome X, EquAss-T2T_v2, whole genome shotgun sequence genome:
- the ZXDB gene encoding zinc finger X-linked protein ZXDB isoform X1, which produces MNCHFPITWEDLLDFLLILTVELIYAYQSLPLGFLVCPRDPVPEYLNHCGVKHVLISDRASFCALHFFFSPFRNVFGPAAGGGVAPPPRLWFQPSLADAEMEIPRLLPARGTRQGGGAGSPAGGGRVHGGLDPRAGQAPARRLLLLRGPQDGGPGRRREEARAASRGPGPSPLPPRPDHAGGGGGGGGGDDDGGGGDDFFLVLLDPVGGDVETAGAGQASGPVWREEAEPGPRLQGGESGANPAGHPAPGSRCLSAAPAPAPIPIPAPGLGPAAAFAGTVTIHNQNLLLHFENGVLTLATPPPPAWEPGVAPAPQPGGLIAPQAGFPHGAQPGDCPELPPDLLLAEPAEPAPPPPPEEEAEGQAAAESPRGPLGPGPGIVLYLCPEAQCGQTFAKKHQLKVHLLTHSSNQGQRPFKCPLGGCGWTFTTSYKLKRHLQSHDKLRPFGCPAEGCGKSFTTVYNLKAHMKGHEQENSFKCEVCEESFPTQAKLSAHQRSHFEPERPYQCAFSGCKKTFITVSALFSHNRAHFREQELFSCSFPGCSKQYDKACRLKIHLRSHTGERPFLCDFDGCGWNFTSMSKLLRHKRKHDDDRRFTCPVEGCGKSFTRAEHLKGHSITHLGTKPFVCPVEGCCARFSARSSLYIHSKKHLQDVDTWKSRCPVSTCNKLFTSKHSMKTHMAKRHNLGQDLLAQLEAANSLTPSSELASQGQSDLSDAELVSLFSDVPGSSSAAVLDTALVNSGILTIDVASVSSTLAGNLPAANNSSLGQALDPRGLMATGDLPQSLDTSLFFGTTAAGFQQSPLGMDDVSSLSAGPLGSLGSLAMKNSSQEPQALTPSSKLTVDTDALTPSSTLCENSVSDLLTPTKAEWNIHPDSDFFGQEEETQFGFSNPAGAHGSQKETDLTTVTGSSFLV; this is translated from the coding sequence ATGAACTGTCATTTCCCCATTACCTGGGAAGACCTCCTTGATTTCCTACTAATATTAACTGTGGAACTTATTTATGCATaccagtctctgcctctgggcTTTCTAGTCTGTCCCAGAGACCCAGTACCAGAATATTTAAATCACTGTGGCGTTAAACACGTTTTAATATCTGATAGGGCCAGTTTCTGCgcattgcacttttttttttcccctttcaggaACGTGTTCGGGCCCGCGGCAGGGGGCGGGGTCGCGCCTCCTCCGCGGCTCTGGTTCCAGCCGAGCCTCGCCGACGCGGAGATGGAAATCCCGAGGCTGCTCCCGGCTCGCGGGACGCGACAGGGCGGCGGCGCTGGCAGCCCCGCGGGCGGCGGCCGGGTCCACGGAGGCCTTGATCCGCGGGCTGGCCAGGCCCCCGCGCGCCGCCTCCTGCTGCTCCGTGGCCCCCAAGATGGCGGGCCCGGGCGGCGGCGCGAGGAGGCCCGCGCAGCCTCACGGGGCCCGGGCCCGAGCCCGTTGCCGCCGAGGCCCGATCacgctggcggcggcggcggcggcggcggcggcgacgacgacggcggcggcggcgacgacTTTTTCCTGGTGCTACTGGACCCGGTGGGTGGCGACGTGGAGACCGCGGGCGCcggccaggcctcagggcctgtgtggagggaggaggccgAGCCGGGCCCACGGCTCCAGGGGGGTGAGAGCGGCGCGAACCCCGCGGGCCACCCTGCGCCGGGCTCCCGCTGCCTGTccgcggccccggccccggccccgatCCCGATCCCCGCCCCAGGCCTGGGCCCCGCCGCGGCCTTCGCGGGCACCGTCACTATCCACAACCAAAACCTGCTGTTGCACTTCGAGAACGGCGTCCTCACCCTGGCCACGCCCCCGCCGCCAGCCTGGGAGCCTGGGGTCGCGCCTGCCCCGCAGCCCGGGGGTCTGATCGCCCCGCAGGCGGGGTTCCCGCATGGCGCGCAGCCCGGCGACTGCCCCGAGCTGCCTCCTGACCTTCTGCTGGCCGAGCCGGCCGAAcccgcgccgcccccgccgcccgaggaggaggcggagggccAGGCCGCTGCCGAGAGCCCCCGCGGGCCGCTGGGCCCGGGCCCGGGCATAGTGCTGTACCTGTGTCCCGAGGCGCAGTGCGGACAAACCTTCGCCAAGAAGCACCAGCTGAAGGTGCACCTGCTGACGCACAGCAGCAACCAGGGCCAACGGCCCTTCAAGTGCCCCCTGGGCGGCTGCGGCTGGACCTTCACCACCTCGTACAAGCTCAAGAGGCATCTGCAGTCACACGACAAACTGCGGCCCTTCGGGTGTCCGGCGGAGGGCTGTGGCAAGAGCTTCACCACCGTGTATAACCTCAAGGCACACATGAAGGGCCATGAGCAGGAGAACTCTTTCAAATGCGAAGTGTGCGAGGAGAGCTTCCCCACGCAGGCCAAGCTCAGCGCCCACCAGCGGAGCCACTTTGAGCCGGAGAGGCCCTACCAGTGCGCGTTTTCTGGCTGCAAGAAGACATTTATCACCGTGAGTGCTCTGTTTTCCCATAACCGCGCCCACTTCAGGGAGCAGGAACTCTTTTCCTGCTCCTTTCCTGGCTGCAGCAAACAGTACGACAAGGCTTGTCGGCTGAAAATTCACCTGCGGAGCCACACTGGTGAGAGACCTTTCCTTTGTGACTTTGACGGCTGTGGCTGGAACTTCACTAGCATGTCCAAACTGTTAAGGCACAAAAGGAAGCACGACGATGACCGGAGGTTCACGTGCCCTGTGGAAGGCTGTGGGAAATCTTTCACAAGGGCTGAGCATCTGAAAGGCCACAGCATAACCCACCTGGGAACAAAGCCCTTTGTGTGCCCCGTGGAAGGCTGCTGTGCCAGGTTCTCTGCTCGAAGTAGCCTCTACATTCACTCCAAGAAACACTTGCAAGATGTGGACACTTGGAAAAGCCGTTGCCCAGTCTCCACTTGCAATAAACTCTTCACCTCCAAGCACAGCATGAAGACCCACATGGCCAAAAGGCACAACCTCGGCCAGGATCTCTTAGCTCAGTTAGAAGCGGCAAATTCTCTTACGCCCAGCAGTGAACTTGCCAGCCAGGGACAGAGTGATCTCAGTGATGCAGAGCTAGTGTCTCTCTTCTCTGACGTGCCTGGCAGTAGTTCTGCTGCAGTGCTAGACACTGCATTGGTAAACTCTGGAATCTTGACTATTGATGTGGCTTCGGTGAGCTCAACTCTGGCAGGGAACCTTCCCGCTGCTAATAATAGTTCCTTAGGGCAGGCTCTGGACCCTCGGGGCTTGATGGCCACCGGTGACCTTCCTCAAAGTCTGGATACCTCTCTCTTTTTTGGAACGACAGCCGCCGGTTTTCAGCAGAGCCCCTTAGGTATGGATGATGTCTCAAGTCTAAGCGCGGGGCCATTGGGATCTCTGGGATCTTTGGCTATGAAAAACTCAAGTCAAGAGCCCCAAGCTTTGACCCCCAGCAGTAAGCTAACAGTAGACACAGATGCTCTGACTCCTTCAAGCACCCTTTGTGAAAACAGTGTCTCAGATCTACTGACACCAACCAAAGCAGAATGGAACATACATCCTGACTCTGACTTCTTTGGACAGGAGGAAGAAACCCAGTTTGGATTCTCCAATCCAGCAGGAGCCCATGGTTCTCAGAAAGAAACAGATCTTACCACAGTGACTGGCAGCTCATTTTTGGTATGA
- the ZXDB gene encoding zinc finger X-linked protein ZXDB isoform X2: MNCHFPITWEDLLDFLLILTVELIYAYQSLPLGFLVCPRDPVPEYLNHCGVKHVLISDRASFCALHFFFSPFRNVFGPAAGGGVAPPPRLWFQPSLADAEMEIPRLLPARGTRQGGGAGSPAGGGRVHGGLDPRAGQAPARRLLLLRGPQDGGPGRRREEARAASRGPGPSPLPPRPDHAGGGGGGGGGDDDGGGGDDFFLVLLDPVGGDVETAGAGQASGPVWREEAEPGPRLQGGESGANPAGHPAPGSRCLSAAPAPAPIPIPAPGLGPAAAFAGTVTIHNQNLLLHFENGVLTLATPPPPAWEPGVAPAPQPGGLIAPQAGFPHGAQPGDCPELPPDLLLAEPAEPAPPPPPEEEAEGQAAAESPRGPLGPGPGIVLYLCPEAQCGQTFAKKHQLKVHLLTHSSNQGQRPFKCPLGGCGWTFTTSYKLKRHLQSHDKLRPFGCPAEGCGKSFTTVYNLKAHMKGHEQENSFKCEVCEESFPTQAKLSAHQRSHFEPERPYQCAFSGCKKTFITVSALFSHNRAHFREQELFSCSFPGCSKQYDKACRLKIHLRSHTGERPFLCDFDGCGWNFTSMSKLLRHKRKHDDDRRFTCPVEGCGKSFTRAEHLKGHSITHLGTKPFVCPVEGCCARFSARSSLYIHSKKHLQDVDTWKSRCPVSTCNKLFTSKHSMKTHMAKRHNLGQDLLAQLEAANSLTPSSELASQGQSDLSDAELVSLFSDVPGSSSAAVLDTALVNSGILTIDVASVSSTLAGNLPAANNSSLGQALDPRGLMATGDLPQSLDTSLFFGTTAAGFQQSPLGGRNPVWILQSSRSPWFSERNRSYHSDWQLIFGMNYIHSSSYGLLLLITLNFKGILD; encoded by the exons ATGAACTGTCATTTCCCCATTACCTGGGAAGACCTCCTTGATTTCCTACTAATATTAACTGTGGAACTTATTTATGCATaccagtctctgcctctgggcTTTCTAGTCTGTCCCAGAGACCCAGTACCAGAATATTTAAATCACTGTGGCGTTAAACACGTTTTAATATCTGATAGGGCCAGTTTCTGCgcattgcacttttttttttcccctttcaggaACGTGTTCGGGCCCGCGGCAGGGGGCGGGGTCGCGCCTCCTCCGCGGCTCTGGTTCCAGCCGAGCCTCGCCGACGCGGAGATGGAAATCCCGAGGCTGCTCCCGGCTCGCGGGACGCGACAGGGCGGCGGCGCTGGCAGCCCCGCGGGCGGCGGCCGGGTCCACGGAGGCCTTGATCCGCGGGCTGGCCAGGCCCCCGCGCGCCGCCTCCTGCTGCTCCGTGGCCCCCAAGATGGCGGGCCCGGGCGGCGGCGCGAGGAGGCCCGCGCAGCCTCACGGGGCCCGGGCCCGAGCCCGTTGCCGCCGAGGCCCGATCacgctggcggcggcggcggcggcggcggcggcgacgacgacggcggcggcggcgacgacTTTTTCCTGGTGCTACTGGACCCGGTGGGTGGCGACGTGGAGACCGCGGGCGCcggccaggcctcagggcctgtgtggagggaggaggccgAGCCGGGCCCACGGCTCCAGGGGGGTGAGAGCGGCGCGAACCCCGCGGGCCACCCTGCGCCGGGCTCCCGCTGCCTGTccgcggccccggccccggccccgatCCCGATCCCCGCCCCAGGCCTGGGCCCCGCCGCGGCCTTCGCGGGCACCGTCACTATCCACAACCAAAACCTGCTGTTGCACTTCGAGAACGGCGTCCTCACCCTGGCCACGCCCCCGCCGCCAGCCTGGGAGCCTGGGGTCGCGCCTGCCCCGCAGCCCGGGGGTCTGATCGCCCCGCAGGCGGGGTTCCCGCATGGCGCGCAGCCCGGCGACTGCCCCGAGCTGCCTCCTGACCTTCTGCTGGCCGAGCCGGCCGAAcccgcgccgcccccgccgcccgaggaggaggcggagggccAGGCCGCTGCCGAGAGCCCCCGCGGGCCGCTGGGCCCGGGCCCGGGCATAGTGCTGTACCTGTGTCCCGAGGCGCAGTGCGGACAAACCTTCGCCAAGAAGCACCAGCTGAAGGTGCACCTGCTGACGCACAGCAGCAACCAGGGCCAACGGCCCTTCAAGTGCCCCCTGGGCGGCTGCGGCTGGACCTTCACCACCTCGTACAAGCTCAAGAGGCATCTGCAGTCACACGACAAACTGCGGCCCTTCGGGTGTCCGGCGGAGGGCTGTGGCAAGAGCTTCACCACCGTGTATAACCTCAAGGCACACATGAAGGGCCATGAGCAGGAGAACTCTTTCAAATGCGAAGTGTGCGAGGAGAGCTTCCCCACGCAGGCCAAGCTCAGCGCCCACCAGCGGAGCCACTTTGAGCCGGAGAGGCCCTACCAGTGCGCGTTTTCTGGCTGCAAGAAGACATTTATCACCGTGAGTGCTCTGTTTTCCCATAACCGCGCCCACTTCAGGGAGCAGGAACTCTTTTCCTGCTCCTTTCCTGGCTGCAGCAAACAGTACGACAAGGCTTGTCGGCTGAAAATTCACCTGCGGAGCCACACTGGTGAGAGACCTTTCCTTTGTGACTTTGACGGCTGTGGCTGGAACTTCACTAGCATGTCCAAACTGTTAAGGCACAAAAGGAAGCACGACGATGACCGGAGGTTCACGTGCCCTGTGGAAGGCTGTGGGAAATCTTTCACAAGGGCTGAGCATCTGAAAGGCCACAGCATAACCCACCTGGGAACAAAGCCCTTTGTGTGCCCCGTGGAAGGCTGCTGTGCCAGGTTCTCTGCTCGAAGTAGCCTCTACATTCACTCCAAGAAACACTTGCAAGATGTGGACACTTGGAAAAGCCGTTGCCCAGTCTCCACTTGCAATAAACTCTTCACCTCCAAGCACAGCATGAAGACCCACATGGCCAAAAGGCACAACCTCGGCCAGGATCTCTTAGCTCAGTTAGAAGCGGCAAATTCTCTTACGCCCAGCAGTGAACTTGCCAGCCAGGGACAGAGTGATCTCAGTGATGCAGAGCTAGTGTCTCTCTTCTCTGACGTGCCTGGCAGTAGTTCTGCTGCAGTGCTAGACACTGCATTGGTAAACTCTGGAATCTTGACTATTGATGTGGCTTCGGTGAGCTCAACTCTGGCAGGGAACCTTCCCGCTGCTAATAATAGTTCCTTAGGGCAGGCTCTGGACCCTCGGGGCTTGATGGCCACCGGTGACCTTCCTCAAAGTCTGGATACCTCTCTCTTTTTTGGAACGACAGCCGCCGGTTTTCAGCAGAGCCCCTTAG GAGGAAGAAACCCAGTTTGGATTCTCCAATCCAGCAGGAGCCCATGGTTCTCAGAAAGAAACAGATCTTACCACAGTGACTGGCAGCTCATTTTTGGTATGAACTACATTCATTCCTCGTCATATGGCTTACTTTTACTAATTACACTCAATTTTAAGGGTATTCTGGACTAA